A window of Syntrophales bacterium genomic DNA:
TAACAAACCGGACAGATTGTGTGCTACAAACCGGACATATCACGTGTTACTAACACTGTTACCTATTCTACTTGACAAACCTCCCTTTTTCTATATACTAAAAAGGTAATTGCAAAAGTCTTGAAATTAAAATGTAGCCGCAAACTTTAGTTTGCGTGTTCTCTTTGTTTTCAATATGTTACAAAACGCAGGCTAAAGCCTGCGGCTACCAGAATTGGACTTTTGCAATTACCTCTAAATACTAAATTTTAAAAAAGCTTGAATTTAGTATTAGTGGGAAATAGATACGATATTTGTAATGGATATTGAAGCCCTCCATTTCCAGATAACCAATGGTAATTTTGCTATCAGATCCCACGCTATTCAACATGCAGTTAAAGAAGGCTTTAGAAAAGAAGACATGATCTATGTAACCTTAAATGGTTCTGTTATAGAAAGATACCCTGGACGTAAAAGATGTCTCTTTTACGCTGACGTCATTATTGAAGGACTAACACTGCCTCTTCATGTGATTTGTGAACACCTCCATCCAAAAACTCCAGTAGATTTTGTAACTGCCTATATCCCATCCGAAGAGGAATGGGAAACACCAACTCAAAGGAGAAGAAAGAAAGGAAAGGTTTAATAACTATCTGTTCTGAATGTGGAACAAAAACAGAATTACAAGAAATCTCTATCAATTTTGAAAGAAAAGGGATTCGGGCTATTATGTCTGGTATCCCTGCGATGGTATGCCCCAAATGTGGTGAAGAATATGTTCCTGGTGATATTGCTGGAGATGTGATTGACATTGTTTCCCGTACCATAGATGAAACAGAAGGATTACTGAAGAGGACAGAAACCCATCGTAAGAATCTTCTTATAGAACACCCCGTCTCCCCGCCCAAACCACTTGAACTGACATTGGCTCCGTAAGTGGCCCCCTGGTCATACAGGAAACTTCCTTCTTCCTCTACCTGAACAACCTGTTTCCCAGGCAGAACTGAAGGGTGGAAATGGCAAGAGAGTTAGAGAAGGAGGTTCTGCTCTTGACTTACGACTTACGACGGATGACTTATGACTTTTTTAAAAAAAAGAGGACCATGATTTTAGAAGAAATTGTAGAGGCTAAAAAAGGAGAAGTCGCCAATCTAAAGAGGATCAGACCCCTTGTTGAACT
This region includes:
- a CDS encoding YgiT-type zinc finger protein, producing the protein MGNTNSKEKKERKGLITICSECGTKTELQEISINFERKGIRAIMSGIPAMVCPKCGEEYVPGDIAGDVIDIVSRTIDETEGLLKRTETHRKNLLIEHPVSPPKPLELTLAP
- a CDS encoding DUF4258 domain-containing protein translates to MDIEALHFQITNGNFAIRSHAIQHAVKEGFRKEDMIYVTLNGSVIERYPGRKRCLFYADVIIEGLTLPLHVICEHLHPKTPVDFVTAYIPSEEEWETPTQRRRKKGKV